From Thermodesulfovibrionia bacterium, one genomic window encodes:
- a CDS encoding GAF domain-containing protein yields the protein MIIRDSKMKRKENLLLYNSKIIDTYLKFIRRHYDYINIKELLRHAKMESYQVEDPGHWFSQEQINRFHEKLKKLTGNREVARAAGRYSASPDVIGIMKQYVLGLIGPSKAYTRLGKAASSFTKASTFNTKNLGPNKIEFVVTLNQGVQEEPFQCENRLGYIEAISKVFNYKLPNIEHPECIFQGGKRCRYIVSWQESPIAFWKKIRNYAALAFAVILFGFSLISPLFALTTLTPLFLISLIMLSWYAVTTEIKTLNSAVNTLKDTSEKLTEQNKVNYNYALMINEIGATLSKFSDIDSIVNRVIEILEKRLDFDRGIILLANKYKTKLVIHAGFGYSGEELKLLSETVFHLNNPDSKGIFVVSFKKQKTFLVNDIDEIESDLSPRGLDLAKKMGAKSFICCPIIYGKESLGILAVDNIKTKRPLVQRDINMLMGIAPQIGISMRNAMLRDATTQQHKSILQILTANIEAHEMSDALLSKEGHHHLKEANKISWN from the coding sequence TTGATAATTCGAGATTCTAAAATGAAACGAAAAGAAAACTTACTGCTATATAACAGCAAAATCATAGATACTTATTTAAAATTTATACGGCGCCACTATGATTATATAAATATTAAAGAACTCCTGCGGCATGCAAAAATGGAATCCTACCAGGTCGAGGATCCGGGGCATTGGTTTTCTCAGGAACAGATAAACAGGTTCCATGAAAAACTGAAGAAACTTACTGGAAACAGGGAAGTTGCAAGAGCAGCCGGCAGGTACTCTGCATCTCCTGATGTTATAGGCATAATGAAACAGTATGTTCTCGGCCTTATCGGGCCAAGTAAGGCCTATACACGTTTAGGCAAGGCTGCTTCAAGCTTCACAAAAGCATCTACATTTAACACGAAGAATTTAGGTCCAAATAAGATTGAATTTGTTGTCACTCTTAATCAGGGCGTCCAAGAAGAACCATTTCAATGCGAAAACAGACTTGGTTATATAGAAGCCATATCTAAGGTATTTAACTATAAATTGCCAAACATAGAACATCCGGAATGTATCTTCCAAGGAGGAAAGAGATGCAGATATATTGTCTCTTGGCAAGAATCACCGATCGCTTTCTGGAAGAAGATAAGAAACTATGCGGCATTGGCATTTGCTGTCATTTTATTCGGTTTCAGTTTGATCTCGCCTTTATTTGCCCTAACAACCCTGACTCCCCTTTTTTTAATAAGCTTGATCATGCTAAGTTGGTATGCTGTAACCACAGAAATAAAAACTTTAAATTCAGCGGTCAATACTTTAAAGGATACCTCCGAGAAACTGACGGAACAAAACAAAGTCAATTACAATTATGCCCTTATGATCAATGAAATTGGGGCGACCCTTAGCAAGTTTTCAGACATTGACAGTATTGTAAATCGCGTTATTGAGATATTGGAGAAACGCCTTGATTTTGACAGGGGCATAATCCTTCTGGCAAACAAATATAAGACTAAGCTTGTCATTCATGCCGGATTCGGATATTCCGGGGAAGAGCTAAAGCTTTTAAGTGAAACCGTTTTTCATCTTAATAACCCTGATTCAAAAGGGATCTTTGTAGTCTCTTTTAAGAAACAAAAAACCTTTCTGGTAAATGATATTGACGAAATAGAAAGCGATCTCTCTCCCAGGGGCCTTGATTTAGCAAAGAAGATGGGAGCGAAGTCATTTATCTGTTGTCCAATAATTTACGGGAAAGAATCATTGGGTATTCTTGCCGTTGACAATATAAAAACAAAGAGGCCGCTTGTTCAACGCGATATCAATATGCTGATGGGAATTGCTCCTCAAATAGGAATAAGCATGCGTAATGCGATGCTTAGAGATGCAACAACTCAGCAGCACAAGTCCATATTGCAAATTCTGACAGCAAATATTGAAGCCCACGAGATGAGTGATGCCCTTCTATCAAAAGAAGGGCATCACCATTTGAAAGAAGCGAATAAAATAAGCTGGAACTAA